TTAATCccgttgaacacctgtggagagatcttaaaattgctattgggagaagatgctgttaggtgtcgaattcccaccgctgcacagggggaatctcgaaccatgtctgctgcggtctcccattctacatcagccgcagtggagcctgctcagcggagacattggacccagcgtctcgctcagcctgatactgttcaaagggttactgctgcctttccaggctctgcttttgtagccagcaatggtcagcggtgagcaggcttttctgggactaaaggtaccatcacactaagcgacgctgcagcgataccgacaacgatccggatcgctgcagcgtcgctgtttggtcgctggagagctgtcacacagacagctctccagcgaccaacgatgccggtaaccagggtaaacatcgggttactaagcgcagggccgcgcttagtaacccgatgtttaccctggttaccatcgttaaagtaaaaaaaacaaccattacatacttacctaccgctgtctgtccccggcgctctgcttctctgctctggctgtgagcgccgggcagctggaaagcagagcggtgacgtcaccgctctgctttccggccgctgtgctcacagccagtgcaggaggagtgcagagaagcagagcgccggggacagacagcggtaggtaagtatgtagtggttgtttttttttactttaacgatggtaaccagggtaaacatcgggttactaagcgcggccctgcgcttagtaacccgatgtttaccctggttaccagcgaagacatcgctgaatcggcgtcacacacgccgattcagcgatgtcagtgggagatccagcgacgaaacaaagttctggactttcttccccgaccagcgatatcacagcaggggcctgatcgctgctgcctgtcacactggacgatatcgccagccaggacgctgcaacgtcacggatcgctagcgatatcgtctagtgtgactgtagcgctgggactgtacactcgggcaggcagttagcatcagtgggggcaattagctgttggcttgcttgcaagcacaaccctagttagggccatagtttttgtgtacagcgcgactctatgCGGCAACAGAGTTCGCattcagttcacacggggtgaagcttaacccatgtgtgagctctgAGTTTatctgccattactttgcagcagatatctctgcacgatggaccccgggctgcgaacgcaccttgttgcttcctacctatactcggtgcgttccgctagccctaacagacgccTCCACATATGAGACACctgaagcagtttgcaaaagaagagtggtccaaaattacaGTGGAGAGGTGTAaacagcttgttgatggttataggattgattgcagttatttattccaaagggtgtgcagcgaaatgttaagttgagggtgccaatgaTTTTCATTTTTCAAATTTGTTTCCAACTCTGGCACGCTGTCCAACTACCAGGTTTCAATGCCCTTGCAGTGATGCCATGACTAGCTGCTGTGATGTGGTGTAACAGGTTGCCGAGGCGCACTCTACCTGAGGGAAGGTGAGCCAGTATATGTTTGTAGCATTGGTGGGTTGGATTATGGGAGACGTGATGTAACGCGGCAGATTGTCGGGCGCCTAGTACATCGGGATGCATCAATGAACCAAAGCCGTTTGGCTATACCACTGAGCAGGTCATTAAAGGAGACTAATCTCCGGAAACCCCACTGTACAAGACCACTGCAGCTGTCTGATCAAGCTGAaagttgtagtttcacaacagctGGAGGTTCACATACTTGGTGAGTAAGCAGAAGTGAGAAAAACCGAATGTCTGGCTTTACAATTACTATAATTTAATATACTGAGTGAATTATAGATTGCGTTTCTGCAGGATAACAATACACATGTCAAGATACCACTTTGAGTTTTACTGACATCCTAATGTTTGTATTTAGGCAAGCCTTTGTAATCTTATCTATTGATTAAATTCATGCAAACAAATCACTGTCAATTGAGAAAATGAATAAAAGGTTTAATATTATTTCATTCTCATATACACCCTCTGCTCGCTGACCTGCAGTATGTAGGAAAGGGGCAGGTAGAATGGTCAATACTGGTATAAAAGCTGCAAATACAAACCTAGTCCAGTTATTTATAGAGGACATGTCAAGTGCCATATACCGGTATATGTTTTTTTCCTTGTGTAAATATTGCTCGTCTTCTGAATGTTATAGTTTTTCAACCTCTCTAATATGAGAAATGTCCCTCTCGTCTTTATATATAAATCTATTATTTTTAGACAACTGGGTATGTTCCTCAAGATGTCTTTCATAGAAAGGAGCTGAGAACTGCGTCCACTTGGCTAATAAGACTAGATTTTCATACAGGCAAGAGGggcccatatctcaggaacagagaagtGTAATAAAAATAATGCCAGATTCCAGAGTGCCAAGACATTTACAAACttaaattttttaaaatatttttgtcccccgtGAAAACTTATAAAACCTTTGCAAATCACTTTTAATTGTCTTTATtcttgtgaaaaaaaatgcaagtaaatgtCTTTCAAACAGCTGCTTTTCCCCAGTCTATTTGcctgcctaaggccggggtcacactcggcgtaagacattacggaacgtattatacgtccgtaatacgcgcgtaatacgccaaaatgtctccgtaatctctttccgtagttcttgcgtagcctaggtgtggtcgcgtattttgcgcatgtactagtccgtgtgtaatccgtatgtgatccgtattgcgtttttgacacgcaccatcacaaaatggatatttaacggttttcaggcctgcaaatcatttaaaccatcattaacaaccctatttaagccctcgacaacaggtgtaccccttccatctgccctatatgttctctagcatattttggctgtgttactttgaccttacaaacatgtctgaccatgtgtatttaagcacaactcagcgggtgttgcttcactgggtgttgtctcgtcgctttggccagccatatccggtcaatgtagatccgcgaaggaggagccgaagattgtgggtgcatcctctattgacccaacgccagagtaaaggacatttccagagactatattcagctttgagggcccatccagacaaattttacctatatactcgcatgtccatcaggacttttacatgttgatggagatgttacgtcctgggctcacctatcaggacacctggatgagaaaatccatctctgctgaggagcgtctgctcctaaccttacggtatgtcttttgaccttttatattttttgttgtttGCAAATGTGTTTTGTCCTAATATGTTTCAGGTACTTTACTTaggcatgaagccacaagcaccgtTCTAAAAATGTGGGTCATATTAGAGTATCGTAATAATGTGAAATGACCCTTTTTGCTTAGTCAATAATGACTGAGAAAATTAaatacatgtaaagaagctgcggagacaccatcacgtgtttctcgacgcaagcagtgaatagccaggcctttccccgggaaggaacaaccacgggaagggcagcatcctatgaaggaaagtcacctatgccaagcatggtatccatccacagacagctgttttggggttttccccgaggccaatcatctgtgccttgagaaaattaaatagacacttgtgcttattcctgttttcatattcctcatgttttgtttgtgctttttgttcttgttttgcagcttcctgtccacaggcttgtcctatgcgggtctacacctggagtttctcattgggcgttcgacaatttcatgcattgttaggacaacctgttcccaaatatggctgcaACTTaatgaagttgtgatgcctgagccaaaaatggaggattggctcaaaatcgccactggtttcaaaaataattgtgacttccctaactgcattggagctgtggatgggaaacatatcagggtgcgtaagccgccgaactctggttcccaattctacaattataagcagtttttctctgtagttctgttagcagttgctgacagcaactacaggtttataattgtagacattggggcctatgggcgaactggagactctagggtcttcaattcgtccataatgggtcggcgactacgtgaaaaccagttgaacctcccaccaccacaacaactcccaggctccaatgcggaagcagtgccttttgttttggttggagatgaggccttccaactgacgaggcacgtcatgaggccttaccccaggcgcaaccttgaccaccggcggagggtctttaatttgagactttccagggcacggagactggttgagtgcgcctttggtattcttgtagccaaatggcgggttcttcagtctgccattcagctgagtgaggcttcaatcaatgaagtgatcaaagcctgtgtaattctacataattttaccagaatacatgattgttcgtcTACAAATTTGGAAGATCACGTCATGACCAatcatagtaggcctaccccatatgtccctcctccgcgacgtcccctttctggcctaaaagttcgtgatgtgttcaccaattattttttgagtcctcagggtgccactccctggcaagactatgcaattttgcatgtgtaatgtttttttttttttttactaaatttttGCATTACCAAATTTGACAATATGTCTGCTGATTTTAATTTGTTCACATATGTTTAtgatcatatcatgtgtgtgtgagttaataagaatgaacagagtgcatcCATAGTTTGTTTCTTACTAACGGCAAATTTACTTTTGAAACTTGTTTGTAGATTTAGTTATTTTTTAGCATAACAAATCTGGACAAATtaagtgccccttttttttttggaAATCAAACAAACACAAAAATAAACATTACAGCTTGCTTTTTCAGCACAATCAAAACCTAATTTTGGGAAACCAAAATAAAACCAAATGTAGCCAaacaaattacaagtcctggtaggtaggaagtggagaagtggattggtctgggtctgcatcaggtggcctttgtaggcccaattgtccagcagcctgtgtggatgttatagtggcctgagggaaattctgcctgctctgatgctggccactttgatgagtggggcCAGGATTTGGGAGAGAACCCAGATGTTGCTgcccatatgtgcgggaatcataccccaaaccaaaatgaccatattgtccaaacccaggttgggtccagcctccagcactgggtgtggacaagtggccatattgggatgggtgctgatatcctgcaatagggtgctgaggttgccattgttggttatttgtgggttggggtggaggtgttggctgacgtggagggggtgcttcagatccttgttgcgcatgcaggccttgtaatctctgaggccgcagaatattttcaggtgacatctgccactgctcAATCATCTGCaacagattgtatgggttatttgggggggtgcatgcgtcaataaggatctgaaaacaccctctcaaacgcagcctcaactcccgctctatggagcgtaaatactgtgcaaggctacgtgtaaatccctcctccccatcatcctctcgaacccgggccaaatagttcatgaccccagcatccacgtttctcctgctttggagaagctctctcctgcgtcgtgcacgctgtggtctgactgcagcctgtggggatcggtcaagggcaacagttgggctgctgctatttccagggtcatcctggctaggtgctggtgctgctgctgaagatgagaactgtggggcctctgtgttttcttctgctgcagctggagctgggtggCCCGATGAGGAACATCCTGGAGGTattgagggagcagcagatggaccagccacctcttcaccgtctccaactgggtcaatgacctgttctgagtcagaccctgtctccctgtcagtgaggttagactgagttctgcaaaaGATAAATTTTGACATTTAATATGTTTTTTGGAATCATCTCTCCCCATTAAAAAATTAACCCAGTTTGAGATTTTttaacttacggcctgaggtccatgctggggttgagaAACGTTAGGCGgtcaaaataaatatatttcttctttTTTGGAGGTGCCCctgctccacttttctcccgctgctgcctctccctcctgtattggtcacgtatactccgccaccttgttgtaacatcatccactgaaacaacaaaaatacacacattgcttagaccattatatgcagagtgctcacacaaggtgtaatggaggacacagatttacgggtagcatagaaagaggcatttgtggctcacattaagcaagaaatttaaaaaacaaaaattaggAAGCAAGGCCACAATGacagctaccctctatcccagaaaacACAATTACTGGAAAACAATGTTAGTAAGGGCACACCTGGTCAAGAACTTCATGAAATACATttatcatgtccagcaccatgtataTACTGCTGGGATTTCTAATACTTTCAGGATgaattaataaattaaggtttagcaATTCAAAGTAGGAAGGGCCTGCTGTTTACCAAGAAAattacattgcaaacatgggtgtacttacttatttgtcgctgggccgcacgtggctgctggtcatactgtgggaagagggacccacacacgctcctccatgctgcttGTTTGACTGCCCTGTTGGcgtagttggggtctctttggtcccatatttctggcctctcctgtatcaaaatgatcagcatgtctacattaattatgcgggccatgctgaatctctcactccgtggaggcgtgcagcagacttccgggttcactgtctggctttttcagctaatttgcATGTCTCACCGGCCTGATTGAGGGCTTTGGAcagttcaggacatctgccagtgagtagcgtatttctcgcaagacacacgcatggtccgtatgcattccgtattatacgctctcccatagacttgcattggcgcattttttgcgcaatacgctgacaaacgctgcatgctgcgattttgtacggccgtagaacgacgtatattacagatccgtaatatacggctgataggacgagacccattgagaatcattgtgccgtatgtttggcgagttttacggatgtagtttctgcgctcttacgtccgtaaatctcgcaagtgtgacgccggcctaaggctgcatTGATCAAAGAACATACTcaattggagtacagatgatggcagtgaaatgcTCAACACCTGTGTCTCACTAACTCTGGGGATACCTAACTCTGCAGGGGATAGTTCTGATATGCACAACACTCAGAGAAGGACACAGGtactgaccctttcactgccatcatctataCTCCAAATTAGTACATTCTGATATCCGTGAAGTTGTAGGCGGCCAAATAGAGGTTTGGAAACCACTCGCATGCAGTCgcaagcaccactccagcttttcttttttattgcagcgctgctgtggtgcttctaatctaatgTCCCTTACCCTAGTCTTATACCGCTGTCTTCACCTTCTATCAGCGCCCTTCAGCAGGATAGACCTGCTGGatctctccagtgtttgctgggtgagccaGAGGTctcttttcaatgcaagtctatgcttTGGCTTTCGTatacttacactgagagcttgtgaccattacatCTGACTTCCGATCAGTGAGAaattgcagtcacaagatggtggaTCGGGGCTCGGAGATACAAGGTGAAGACGGCTGCGGTTAAGTAGAAGACGACTGTCAGGGACCTTAGATTTGTAGCACCACTTCAgcactgaaaaaaacaaacactggagtgatgctttaaccccttaacatccaatgacGGACATAGTCTGTCATTGGATGCCTCCCCCCATTTGgtgcgggctctggcgctgagcccgcacctttttcgGCACATGACAGCTAATCTGTCTATTAAATTAGCTCCTCTCACcagcacccgtgtcacatgaccgaggGTCGCTGACGGGTAGGCATCacaacccggggtcagcaggaaacccctgtggttgtcattgctggatcgctatGAGAGCCAcctggtggttggcgctcatagcaagtgagcatttctgctacatagagcagggcaacagcagcttctagtctcccatggagactactgaagcaagtaaaaagtaaaaaagtttttacaaatgtaaaaaataaaaaaaaattaaaagttcaaatcatcccccctttcgccccattcaatataaaacaataaaaaaatcaaatatacacatatttggtatcgctatgttcaaaatcgcctgatctatcaatatataaaaagaattaatccaattggtgatgagcgtagcgagaaaaaaattgaaatgccagaattacgtttttttggtcgctacaacattgcaacaaaatgcaataatgggcaatcaaaagattgtgtctgcaccaaaattgtatcaatcaAAAACACCAGATTGGCGTGCAAAAAATTACCCCTAACCCAGCATGAGATCCTGAaacatggagacgctacaggtctcagaaaatggcaattttttttttacaaactttcgaattttttttaccacttagataaaaaaagatgtctatgaactcgtaatagcctggaaaatcataatggcggtcagttttagcatttagtgaaccttttataaaaggcaaacaaaaaacaagtgtgggtgggattgcactttttttttgcaatttcacagcacttggaatttttttaccgttttctGTTATATgacttggtaaaaccaatggtgtcgctcaaaagtacaactcgtcctgcaaagaacaagcactcacatggccattttgaccaaaaaataaaaaagttatggctcttggaagaagcggagcaaaaaatgaaaatgcaaaaccaaaaatacccctggtcattaatgggttaaaggtttttagtgatgagcgaatatactatttactcgagatttctcgagcacgctcgggggtcctccgagtattttttagtgcttggagatttggtttttcttgccgcagctggattatttacacctgttagccagcataagtacatgtgggggttgcctggttgctagggaatccccacatgtacttatgctggctatcagatgtaaatcattcagctgcggcaagaaaaaccaaatctccgagtactaaaaaatactcggaggacccccgagcgtgctcgggaaatctcatgtaacgagtatattcgctcatcactattaaagataaatccctaataaagtgatttgcaaagtttcctAAAGTAAATACTGGACAAAATTGTTAAGAAAGCAAAGGAAAATGTTGTTACACTTTAAAGCACAATCAAAGCTTTTTAGCTTCCTGAGAAAAATTAAAAGATGGATTGTTGTACTTCTTTGTTCTTTCTCCCTTCTAACTAGttatatttatataatttacagTGTAAAAACAGACTCAAGGCAGAAAAGAAACCCTGCAGCACTATGGCTATGACCTCCTTTCTCACCCTGGCTGCTGTCTTCATGCCCGCCTTATGTGATAATTACCCAGTGATTCCAAGTAATGACGTTGTTTCTAACTACTCCTACAAGTCACTGACCAGTGCGCCAACAAACGTGCCCGCAAATACTACTGTACTGGATCTATCGCACAATTACATCCGAAAACTGGAAACAAGAGACTTCAACTACTTGTCGGATCTCAGAGTCCTCATCGTATCTTACAACCAAATCACTGAGTTGGACTCCAATGTTTTTGACGCAAACCTTTGTCTGGAATACTTGGATTTATCCAACAACCAGCTTGAAAACATATCCAACACCTTTCCAGTTCTTCTTCATCATCTGGACATTTCATCCAATAATTTTTCCACGTTGTCTGTTTGTAGAGGCCTCACAAATCtcctgcaactggaatatttaggtCTTGGAGCAGCTAATATTCTTAAATCTGATTTAGAAGCAGTTTCTCACTTACGTTTGCGGCAGGTATTCATTGACTTGAATGgcttaaataaatatgaaaattcTAGCCTCCTGGTTTTGAATACAAACCTCTTACATCTCGCTTCACTTTTTGATCAAAAAGACCTTTTCAACGTACTTTTTGATGCAGTCAAAACATCAAAGTTTTTGGAACTAGACAATTTTGGTAAATGGGAAGGAAAATTTCCAGATGAACATATTTCAGCAATAATCAATAACTCACGGGTTTCACATTTAACCATGAGGAACTTTGGCATACCATGGAATAAGGTAGTCCTAATTCTTCAGAAAATCTGGCACTCCTCTCTGGAGAGCTTACACTTACATAATCTCACAATTCAGGGTTTTATTTATTACATTGAGTTTGACTATTTTAACACTTCTATGAAAGAACTTTTAGTTGAACATGTTGCAATTCAATTTTTTCTCTTCAATCAGAGCCATTTATACGGTCTTTTTTCTGAAATGAACATAAAGAATCTTACAATGAAACATTCGAATTTACTTTTCATGACATGTCCGAGGAAGCCTAGCACCTTTGAATACATTGACTTTTCCAATAACGCAGTCACAGATGATATATTTCAGAACTGCCTGACATTGAcaaagttaaaaacattaaaacTGGCAGGAAATAAGTTACAAAAGTTGTCTAAAGTAAGCCTCATGACGGAGAAGATGTCATCCTTACAATATCTAGACGTTCGGAACAATCCTCTGGATTACAGTGGAGAAGACTGTTACTGGTCACCAAGCATAAGAAAGTTAAATATGGCGTCTTGTTCATTGCCCAACTCTGTATTTCGGTGCTTACCAAAAAATGTCACAATGGTTAATTTGTACAAGAATGATATATCaaatgtcctattgaaaaatactgATTTGATAAACTTAGAACACCTTGATCTTGGATATAATAGACTCTCTGACCTGCCAGATTGCACGTTATTCCCCCGTCTTATGACAATAAATGTTGAGTACAACCAGTTCCCATATCCTTCTCCTGAGTCTCTCCAAAACTGCACAGGACTGATACAAATTAACATCGGTAACAACCCGTTCCATTGTTTCTGTGAGATAAAAAAATTCATAAATGAGAGAAGAAAGTCCCCGGGGAAGTTTATTGGTTGGCCGGATGCCTATGTGTGTGAAAGACCTGATGATGTAAGAGGCATGAGGTTGAGTGATTtctacctgcctgacatgtactgtAATGTCTTCATAATGGTTCCAGTCATTGTTGTTCCAATAATCATTGGCCTTTTTCTCATTTTTGGCCTGTGTAAGTATTTTGATGTACCTTGGTTTTTCAAAATGATCTGGCAATTATTAAGAACAAAGCAGAGGACTAGGAAATCCAAGAAAGGCTACCAGGAGCTCAAGAAAGATTTTTCATTCCATGCTTTCATCTCCTATAGTGAAAATGATGCATCTTGGGTGAAGAACGTTTTGTTGCCCGGCGTTCAGAGCATGAATGATATACGTATCTGTCAGCACGAGAGAAATTTTACTCCAGGAAAAAGCATAGTGGAAAACATCATAACATGCATTGATAATAGCTATAAGTCGGTCTTTGTGTTGTCCCCACATTTTGTTCAGAGTGAATGGTGTCATTACGAACTTTATTTTGCTCAACACAAGCTTTATTCTGAAAACACAGATAACCTAATCCTTATTCTACTGGAACCGATCCCGCAATACCTTATTCCTTCACGATATTTCAAATTAAAGGCTCTCATGAAACAAAGAACCTATCTGGAATGGCCACGCGAGAAAAGTAAGCATGCCCTATTCTGGGCCAACTTAAGGGCAGCTATCAGCATCAATTTGTCTGATTTTGAACATGAAAGCTCTGTTTCTGTCCCAAGTGTAAGTGCGTAAGTGGCTGAATAGATTTAAATGGActtgaactgcaataccagactAAGCCCATGGAGAAAGGTGGCGCTATTTCTATGCAGAAAGTGTTTGGCATCTTGATTTGTGCACTCTGGACTTGGAACACAAAATTCACTATTATTCTAGTTGCTGTTAAACAGTTTTTGCCATTCAGCCATAATTAGTACAAGGCACTTTGCTTGCTGTTATCATGTAGTGTGAATAAGTAGTGAGGTGAATGGTGAATCTGCTATGGTACATTCATACTAGAGACTAGACTATAATAAAAGTGTCTGAATAATGCCATATGAAGATCCAAGGAATTTATTTCATAATAATGGCTTTTATTTGACCCCATAACTGAATATGAGGCCTCTGACTAGTTGAGGGAGCGGtagtgtccccagactagtcgGTCCACTTAATAATAGCAAAATTCCCAAAATCATGATGACAGTCTggaccagagcacatatgaataaagTGCCCCCAGACAAATTATATCCGCTCCATGGAATACATATGTAAACAGGAGAAAAAGGAGCATATAGTACAATCATGTATAAATGATGTCTTTATTAGTACAAATATTAAAACCACGAACAGTAATACATTCCAATAATAGGCATTCCTAATCAAACAAAGAAGGGGATCTAACGCCCCATTGCCCCCctatataaataaatagataaagggGAAAAAGAGCCCCATGTGGGAAATAGAATTGGCAAGCCTGAATATGTTTAAAGTAGTGCGGTAGCCAAAATCAGACTAAAGTGACAGTATTAGATAATCCACAGCAATGCGATGGATATCGCAGGTAAGCTTACCAATAGGGAGGGCAGAGGAGGGAAGTCCCGCCGGAaaaaagcgccccgacgcgcgtttcgcggcactgccacgccgctttctcaaggggatgagtCCACTTAGCATGTTAGTGCAGAAGACTTCCGGTCATGCTCAGTGCGCCTCTCTGAGGCC
This region of Ranitomeya imitator isolate aRanImi1 chromosome 1, aRanImi1.pri, whole genome shotgun sequence genomic DNA includes:
- the LOC138657083 gene encoding toll-like receptor 1 — translated: MAMTSFLTLAAVFMPALCDNYPVIPSNDVVSNYSYKSLTSAPTNVPANTTVLDLSHNYIRKLETRDFNYLSDLRVLIVSYNQITELDSNVFDANLCLEYLDLSNNQLENISNTFPVLLHHLDISSNNFSTLSVCRGLTNLLQLEYLGLGAANILKSDLEAVSHLRLRQVFIDLNGLNKYENSSLLVLNTNLLHLASLFDQKDLFNVLFDAVKTSKFLELDNFGKWEGKFPDEHISAIINNSRVSHLTMRNFGIPWNKVVLILQKIWHSSLESLHLHNLTIQGFIYYIEFDYFNTSMKELLVEHVAIQFFLFNQSHLYGLFSEMNIKNLTMKHSNLLFMTCPRKPSTFEYIDFSNNAVTDDIFQNCLTLTKLKTLKLAGNKLQKLSKVSLMTEKMSSLQYLDVRNNPLDYSGEDCYWSPSIRKLNMASCSLPNSVFRCLPKNVTMVNLYKNDISNVLLKNTDLINLEHLDLGYNRLSDLPDCTLFPRLMTINVEYNQFPYPSPESLQNCTGLIQINIGNNPFHCFCEIKKFINERRKSPGKFIGWPDAYVCERPDDVRGMRLSDFYLPDMYCNVFIMVPVIVVPIIIGLFLIFGLCKYFDVPWFFKMIWQLLRTKQRTRKSKKGYQELKKDFSFHAFISYSENDASWVKNVLLPGVQSMNDIRICQHERNFTPGKSIVENIITCIDNSYKSVFVLSPHFVQSEWCHYELYFAQHKLYSENTDNLILILLEPIPQYLIPSRYFKLKALMKQRTYLEWPREKSKHALFWANLRAAISINLSDFEHESSVSVPSVSA